The Gloeocapsopsis sp. IPPAS B-1203 region AGCGAAAGCTGCTGGAGACAAGCCAGCTGCCAAAAAGGAGAAACCTCCTGCGGTTGAAGACAAGCCTTTTGCTGAATTTATGCAACAGCACTACATACCAGCTTTGCAAACAGCACTAACAAAAGAAGGCATTCAAGACTTAGATCTCAAATTCGCTAAAGAAAAGATCAATGTAGCCGGTTTAACCGACGAATGCTGGCAAGTTAAAGGTTCTTGGCTAAAGGGACAGCGACATTTCAATGTCTATTTTCCTGAAGAAAGTATTCAAGGACAACGCGCCCTTTCCTGCTACGAAGGTTCTAAGCCGAGTGCAATTGAGCCATTCCTGATTGACGAGCGTCGCATAACACTTGACCTAATGGTATTTGGAGTCATGCAACGTTTAAATGGTCAAAAGTGGTTATCACGAAATTAATTAAAGAGCAGTTAGCTATTAGTAATTAGCGATTAGCTAATTATAGAAGAGTTGCAAGTGCAAGACATACAGTTATTTCTTGGGGCTATGCCCTTGGCTTAAATTATGAAGTCTGGCTAAAAGCTAATTGCTAATTGCTGTTATAACTACATTTCCAAAAAGGT contains the following coding sequences:
- a CDS encoding DUF2996 domain-containing protein translates to MNPNAAKAKSAAADTSSAQSEESTPAKPAAKKTPAAKGEKPAAAKAAGDKPAAKKEKPPAVEDKPFAEFMQQHYIPALQTALTKEGIQDLDLKFAKEKINVAGLTDECWQVKGSWLKGQRHFNVYFPEESIQGQRALSCYEGSKPSAIEPFLIDERRITLDLMVFGVMQRLNGQKWLSRN